The following coding sequences lie in one Amycolatopsis cihanbeyliensis genomic window:
- the hisH gene encoding imidazole glycerol phosphate synthase subunit HisH: protein MTSVVILDYGSGNLRSAERAVRRAGAEVEVTADAHTALEADGLVVPGVGAFAACMEGLLAVGGQKIIGSRLAGGRPVLGICVGMQILFERGVEHGVETEGTGEWPGTVDRLHADVLPHMGWNTVRAPADSELFAGLDAEARFYFVHSYAARGWELDSALPGRSPRVTWSHHGEDFVAAVENGPLWATQFHPEKSGDEGAHVLANWLRTL from the coding sequence GTGACTTCCGTCGTGATCCTGGACTACGGCTCCGGAAACCTCCGTTCCGCCGAGCGTGCCGTGCGGCGCGCCGGTGCCGAGGTCGAGGTGACGGCGGACGCACATACCGCGCTGGAGGCGGACGGCCTGGTGGTCCCCGGGGTCGGCGCGTTCGCCGCCTGCATGGAAGGGCTGCTCGCGGTGGGTGGCCAGAAGATCATCGGCAGCAGGCTGGCAGGCGGTCGCCCGGTGCTCGGCATCTGTGTCGGCATGCAGATCCTGTTCGAGCGTGGCGTGGAACACGGCGTCGAGACCGAGGGAACCGGCGAGTGGCCGGGCACCGTGGACCGGCTGCACGCGGACGTGCTGCCGCACATGGGCTGGAACACCGTGCGCGCCCCCGCCGATTCGGAGCTGTTCGCCGGTCTGGACGCCGAAGCCCGGTTCTACTTCGTACACTCCTACGCCGCGCGCGGCTGGGAGCTGGACTCCGCGCTGCCTGGCCGCTCGCCCAGGGTCACCTGGTCGCACCATGGCGAGGACTTCGTTGCCGCCGTGGAGAACGGTCCGCTGTGGGCCACCCAGTTCCACCCGGAGAAGTCCGGGGACGAGGGTGCCCACGTCCTGGCGAACTGGCTGCGCACCCTGTGA
- a CDS encoding MFS transporter, producing MSPLRHRDFRLLLIATVAMMSGFALLLPVLPLWVIASGGGEAVAGATTGVFMASTVLAQLAVPAVVRVYGYKPALLLGTGLLGLPALLLPLADVSWAVLAISLARGLGFGLVTVCGSALIAELLPKDAIAGGSGLYGLATGLPQLIGLPAGAWLAQDWGFRPVFLIAAGIPLVSLAGVALLPTVFPREGERTRWLSTVALIWRPWVVMLLGSVGYGALATFLPIVLGGSGAIALLLVAGTAMVARWLAGVVGNRMVVAGRMLAPALVTVAVGLLGFAATTSNAPLAVLAVAVFGAGFGVVQNDALVVMFTRSPAGPASVVWNVAFDAGQGLGAVAVGAVVAGTSFGLAFALLGALAAAALPLLRRAVA from the coding sequence GTGTCCCCGCTCCGCCACCGTGACTTCCGGCTCCTGCTGATCGCCACAGTCGCGATGATGAGCGGCTTCGCGCTGCTGTTGCCTGTCCTGCCACTGTGGGTGATCGCGAGCGGCGGAGGCGAGGCGGTGGCCGGGGCGACCACCGGGGTGTTCATGGCCAGCACGGTGCTCGCCCAGCTCGCGGTGCCCGCCGTGGTCCGCGTGTACGGCTACAAACCCGCGTTGCTGCTGGGCACCGGGCTGCTGGGCCTGCCGGCCCTGCTGCTGCCCCTTGCGGATGTGTCCTGGGCGGTGCTGGCCATCTCCCTGGCACGCGGACTGGGTTTCGGCCTGGTGACGGTCTGTGGCAGCGCACTGATCGCCGAGTTGCTGCCGAAGGACGCGATCGCCGGCGGCTCCGGCCTCTACGGCCTCGCGACCGGCCTGCCGCAACTGATCGGCCTCCCGGCCGGCGCGTGGCTGGCGCAGGACTGGGGGTTCCGCCCGGTGTTCCTGATCGCCGCAGGAATCCCGCTGGTCAGCCTGGCCGGAGTCGCCCTGCTACCCACGGTTTTTCCCCGGGAAGGCGAGCGCACCCGCTGGCTGTCCACAGTGGCACTGATCTGGCGACCGTGGGTGGTGATGTTGCTCGGCTCGGTGGGTTACGGCGCGCTGGCGACCTTCCTGCCGATCGTGCTCGGCGGCTCCGGCGCGATCGCCTTGCTGCTGGTGGCCGGTACCGCGATGGTGGCCCGCTGGCTCGCCGGCGTGGTGGGCAACCGGATGGTGGTCGCGGGCCGGATGCTGGCGCCGGCACTGGTGACCGTCGCGGTGGGACTGCTCGGTTTCGCCGCCACGACTTCGAACGCCCCGCTGGCGGTCCTGGCGGTGGCCGTGTTCGGCGCGGGGTTCGGCGTGGTGCAGAACGACGCACTGGTGGTGATGTTCACCCGGTCCCCGGCCGGTCCGGCCAGCGTGGTGTGGAACGTCGCCTTCGACGCGGGCCAGGGCCTCGGCGCGGTCGCCGTCGGCGCCGTGGTGGCCGGTACCAGTTTCGGTCTCGCCTTCGCGCTCCTCGGTGCCCTCGCCGCGGCCGCCCTCCCCCTGCTCAGAAGGGCGGTGGCATAG
- a CDS encoding transketolase family protein, with protein MQTMRETFLSTVGAELDADPRLAVVLADISAAQLEDAAVRHPDRVINVGIREQLLIGVTGGLALSGLRPVAHTFPSFLVERPYEQVKLDLTHQGVGAVLVSSGASYDMSTEGRTHQSPADVALLDTVPGWTVHVPGHPEEARRLLLDALPGNGTVYLRLSAAVNAEPHHGTGFQVIRRGGAGVVLAVGPMLDRVLAATAGLDVTVLYAATVRPFDAAGLRAAVGSGPADVVLVEPYLAGTSAHLVTEALSTTPHRLRSLGVRRDSEVRMYGEMSDHDRAHGLDEASLAASVRAFLP; from the coding sequence ATGCAAACCATGCGGGAGACCTTCCTGTCCACCGTCGGCGCGGAGCTGGACGCCGACCCCCGGCTGGCCGTCGTGCTGGCCGACATCTCGGCCGCCCAGCTCGAGGACGCCGCGGTCCGGCATCCGGACCGGGTGATCAACGTCGGGATCCGGGAGCAACTGCTGATCGGCGTCACCGGCGGGCTGGCGCTGTCCGGGCTGCGGCCGGTAGCGCACACCTTCCCTTCCTTCCTGGTGGAGCGCCCGTACGAGCAGGTCAAACTCGACCTGACACACCAGGGCGTTGGCGCCGTGCTGGTGTCCTCCGGCGCCTCCTACGACATGTCCACCGAGGGCCGCACCCACCAGTCGCCCGCCGATGTCGCGCTGCTCGACACGGTGCCCGGCTGGACGGTGCACGTGCCGGGGCATCCGGAGGAGGCACGCAGGCTGCTGCTGGACGCGTTGCCCGGAAACGGCACCGTGTACCTGCGGCTGTCCGCGGCGGTCAACGCCGAACCCCACCACGGCACGGGATTCCAGGTGATCCGCCGGGGCGGCGCGGGCGTGGTGCTCGCGGTCGGGCCGATGCTGGACCGGGTGCTCGCGGCGACCGCGGGGCTGGACGTCACCGTGCTGTACGCCGCGACCGTCCGCCCCTTCGACGCGGCCGGGCTGCGCGCGGCGGTCGGTTCCGGACCGGCCGATGTGGTGCTGGTGGAGCCCTACCTCGCGGGCACCTCCGCCCATCTCGTCACCGAGGCACTGTCCACAACCCCGCACCGCCTGCGCTCCCTCGGCGTGCGCAGGGACAGCGAGGTGCGGATGTACGGCGAGATGTCCGACCACGACCGGGCCCACGGCCTCGACGAGGCCTCCCTCGCCGCGAGCGTCCGCGCCTTCCTCCCCTAG
- a CDS encoding transketolase — protein sequence MTTTGYLIPGTPAPPSPGFADLPGLMALLTGDEKHTAAATSTLDVLWVLYDRVLNVTPETAEDPGRDRFLLSKGHGPMAYYAVLAAKGFLDPGELTGWTSARSRLGTHPDGTLVPGAEIGSGSLGHGLPLGVGTALGLRAQRLTTSRVVVLLGDAELDEGSNHEAIALAGRAALDRLTAVVIDNDSATHGWPGGIERRFAVEGWETRTVDGRDHEALYRAFTAPNTARPLAVVATVEPKG from the coding sequence ATGACTACTACCGGATACCTCATCCCCGGGACACCGGCGCCACCCTCGCCGGGTTTCGCGGACCTGCCCGGCCTGATGGCGCTGCTGACCGGAGACGAGAAGCACACCGCCGCGGCCACTTCCACGCTGGATGTGCTGTGGGTGCTCTACGACCGGGTGCTCAACGTGACCCCCGAGACCGCCGAGGACCCCGGGCGGGACCGTTTCCTGCTGTCCAAGGGGCATGGGCCGATGGCCTACTACGCCGTGCTGGCCGCGAAGGGGTTCCTCGATCCCGGCGAGCTCACCGGCTGGACCTCGGCGCGGTCCAGGCTCGGCACGCATCCGGACGGCACCCTGGTGCCCGGAGCGGAGATCGGCAGCGGCTCACTCGGGCACGGCCTGCCGCTGGGTGTCGGCACCGCGCTCGGCCTGCGTGCCCAACGGTTGACCACCTCGCGGGTGGTGGTTCTGCTCGGGGACGCCGAGCTGGACGAGGGGTCCAACCACGAGGCGATCGCGCTGGCCGGGCGTGCCGCGCTGGACCGGCTGACCGCCGTGGTGATCGACAACGACTCCGCGACCCATGGCTGGCCCGGCGGCATCGAGCGGCGGTTCGCGGTGGAGGGCTGGGAGACCCGCACCGTGGACGGCCGGGACCACGAGGCGTTGTACCGGGCGTTCACCGCACCGAACACGGCACGGCCGCTGGCCGTGGTGGCCACCGTCGAACCGAAGGGCTGA
- the soxR gene encoding redox-sensitive transcriptional activator SoxR, with amino-acid sequence MTKLADHLSIGQVSQRSGVPHTALRFYEDRGLISAERSAGNQRRYPRSVLRRIAFIRAAQRVGLSLEEISEALSTLPRDHAPTKADWTRLSKNWQAELDARIDALQRLRDRLTGCVGCGCLSLRACSLHNTDDQMARFGPGARLLKPATEGGH; translated from the coding sequence GTGACGAAGCTTGCCGACCACCTCAGCATCGGCCAGGTCTCGCAGCGTAGTGGCGTACCACACACCGCACTGCGCTTCTACGAGGACCGCGGCCTCATCTCCGCCGAGCGCTCCGCGGGCAACCAGCGCCGCTACCCCCGTTCCGTGCTGCGCCGGATCGCCTTCATCCGCGCCGCCCAGCGGGTCGGGCTGAGCCTGGAGGAGATCAGCGAGGCACTGTCCACCCTGCCCCGCGACCACGCGCCGACCAAGGCCGACTGGACGCGGCTGTCCAAGAACTGGCAGGCCGAGCTGGACGCGCGCATCGACGCCCTGCAACGCCTCCGCGACCGGCTGACCGGATGCGTCGGCTGCGGCTGCCTGTCCCTGCGCGCCTGCTCGCTGCACAATACCGACGACCAGATGGCCCGTTTCGGCCCTGGCGCCCGGTTACTCAAACCGGCCACCGAGGGCGGCCATTAA
- a CDS encoding condensation domain-containing protein, producing MRFTEISDYQVRPGRLTEWRPRAEEAAWVDDPRPPSYVQEAHLRNARAQRDSGRGTPTWLATAFELPGRLDPEALESALLAWTDRHETLRSSLRCVPSPRGGTDLRRRTLAGGAVSIERRLIGEVARADEVGKHVEELFDHATSPLDWPPYVFVTVERPDSSTIYLGLDHTNVDGYSILLIAHEIRELYAAAVAGDRAELAETGSYLEFSRLERDEASVIGGEHETIAAWREFVRTEGGELPAFPLAVGGRQEVPVPQSSTCTWLLDPDQADSFEAACRKGGEGFFAGVLACLGIAGHEVSGRPSFRALAPFHTRSEARWAASLGWYIGLIPLHIRVAGEGNFHNLTRSAAAAARDRRPMAKVPFARVCEVLDLPLEPRFVVSYMDMRRTPGAREWREWNTCAFHSRMTGSDEVYVWIHRNHEGVYVTCRYPDTEAGNRNVLRYIGHLRRVIDEIAARGSYAIAGLPAIPPADIAIHW from the coding sequence ATGAGATTCACCGAGATTTCCGACTACCAGGTCCGGCCGGGGCGGCTCACCGAGTGGCGGCCACGGGCCGAGGAGGCCGCGTGGGTGGACGACCCCAGGCCGCCCTCCTACGTTCAGGAGGCGCACCTGCGCAACGCGCGTGCCCAGCGGGACAGCGGGCGGGGCACCCCCACCTGGCTGGCTACTGCCTTCGAGTTGCCGGGCAGGCTGGACCCCGAGGCACTGGAATCCGCCCTGCTGGCCTGGACCGACCGGCACGAGACCCTGCGTAGCAGCTTGCGCTGCGTGCCCTCCCCGCGTGGCGGGACCGATCTGCGCCGCCGCACGCTGGCCGGCGGGGCGGTGTCGATCGAGCGGCGGCTCATCGGCGAGGTCGCGCGTGCCGACGAGGTCGGCAAACATGTCGAGGAACTGTTCGACCATGCGACGAGCCCGCTGGACTGGCCGCCGTACGTGTTCGTGACCGTGGAGCGGCCGGACTCCTCGACCATCTACCTCGGCCTGGACCACACCAATGTGGACGGTTACTCGATACTGCTGATCGCGCACGAGATTCGTGAACTCTACGCGGCGGCCGTCGCGGGCGACCGGGCCGAGCTGGCGGAGACCGGAAGCTATCTGGAGTTCAGCAGGCTGGAACGGGACGAGGCGAGCGTGATCGGTGGCGAGCACGAGACCATCGCCGCCTGGCGGGAGTTCGTGCGGACCGAGGGCGGTGAGCTACCCGCGTTCCCGCTCGCGGTCGGCGGCAGGCAGGAGGTGCCGGTGCCGCAGAGCAGCACCTGCACCTGGCTGCTCGACCCGGACCAGGCCGACTCGTTCGAAGCCGCCTGCCGCAAGGGTGGGGAGGGCTTCTTCGCCGGCGTACTCGCCTGCCTCGGCATCGCCGGGCACGAGGTCAGCGGCAGGCCGTCCTTCCGTGCGCTCGCGCCGTTCCACACCCGCAGCGAAGCGCGGTGGGCGGCCTCCCTCGGCTGGTACATCGGGCTGATTCCGCTGCATATCCGGGTGGCGGGCGAGGGGAACTTCCACAACCTGACCAGGTCCGCCGCCGCGGCGGCGCGGGACCGGCGCCCGATGGCGAAGGTGCCCTTCGCCAGGGTGTGCGAGGTGCTCGATCTCCCGCTGGAGCCGAGATTCGTCGTATCCTATATGGACATGCGGCGCACACCGGGCGCGCGGGAGTGGCGGGAGTGGAACACCTGCGCCTTCCACAGCAGGATGACCGGATCGGACGAGGTCTATGTCTGGATCCACCGTAACCACGAAGGCGTCTACGTGACCTGCCGGTACCCGGACACCGAGGCGGGCAACCGCAACGTCCTGCGCTATATCGGGCACCTGCGCAGGGTCATCGACGAGATCGCGGCACGCGGTAGCTACGCCATCGCCGGGCTGCCCGCCATCCCGCCCGCCGATATCGCCATTCACTGGTAG
- a CDS encoding condensation domain-containing protein, with protein sequence MLMTPILGYEPRPGRLVEWTLDERTLAAAEVAPAHPSPPSYVQERHIRRALANEESGTVQSPWLATVFDLPGRLDTAAMGAAIEKWIRRHPTLLTWFGVEGDDLRRHAVPADTLSLHTTEIGEFSEAAAIREYLLDRFDVETNPLRWPPFVFGTILREDSSTVYFAVDHSHSDGYSIILVFDELRTLYQAELDGTEAELPEVGSYVDFCRLERERAARITANSPAVHRWLEFWLAGGGQPPRFPLDLGVTANGSYPAVPFEIDLFDAAEADTFATACKDLGGGFSAGLLAAIGITNRELAGQDDYRGLAVVHTRDEPRWAATQGWFINLVPVRFPVSGRFDEVIGQAQSAFSAARELAGVSVHRVAEVVSEGLNTGADPRAVLPMVSYIDTRVAPGSRDFEQADCRVLGGPGDSHDVPIWVNRLWGRTYLKASYPDTPRARANVPRYLEHLREVLRAVVRTGGYRVGELEPTAAGG encoded by the coding sequence ATGTTGATGACGCCGATCCTCGGCTACGAGCCGAGACCGGGCCGCCTCGTCGAATGGACCCTCGACGAGCGGACGCTGGCCGCCGCCGAGGTCGCGCCGGCACACCCGTCCCCGCCCTCCTACGTTCAGGAACGCCACATCCGGCGGGCACTGGCCAACGAGGAGTCCGGCACGGTGCAGTCGCCGTGGCTGGCCACCGTGTTCGACCTGCCGGGAAGGCTGGACACCGCGGCGATGGGTGCCGCGATCGAGAAGTGGATCCGCCGGCACCCCACCCTGCTGACCTGGTTCGGGGTGGAGGGTGACGACCTGCGGCGGCACGCCGTGCCCGCGGACACCCTGTCCCTGCACACCACCGAGATCGGCGAGTTCAGCGAGGCCGCCGCGATCCGGGAGTACCTGCTCGACCGGTTCGATGTGGAAACGAACCCGTTGCGCTGGCCGCCTTTCGTGTTCGGCACGATCCTGCGGGAAGATTCGTCCACTGTGTACTTCGCGGTGGATCACTCGCACTCCGACGGCTACTCGATCATCCTGGTCTTCGACGAGCTGCGCACCCTGTACCAGGCCGAGTTGGACGGCACGGAAGCCGAGCTGCCGGAGGTGGGTAGTTATGTCGACTTCTGCCGGCTGGAGCGCGAGCGCGCCGCGCGGATCACCGCGAACTCACCCGCCGTGCACAGGTGGTTGGAGTTCTGGCTCGCGGGCGGCGGGCAGCCGCCGAGGTTCCCGCTGGATCTCGGGGTCACGGCGAACGGCAGCTACCCCGCCGTGCCGTTCGAGATCGACCTCTTCGACGCGGCCGAGGCGGACACGTTCGCCACGGCCTGCAAGGACCTCGGTGGTGGTTTCTCGGCGGGCCTGCTGGCCGCGATCGGCATCACCAACCGCGAGCTGGCCGGTCAGGACGACTATCGCGGGCTGGCCGTTGTGCACACCCGGGACGAGCCCCGCTGGGCCGCGACGCAGGGCTGGTTCATCAACCTCGTCCCGGTGCGGTTCCCGGTGAGCGGCCGCTTCGACGAGGTGATCGGGCAGGCCCAGTCGGCTTTCTCCGCGGCGCGGGAACTGGCGGGCGTGTCCGTGCATCGAGTCGCGGAGGTGGTCAGCGAGGGGCTGAACACCGGAGCCGATCCGCGCGCCGTGCTGCCGATGGTCTCCTACATCGATACCAGGGTGGCGCCGGGCTCGCGGGACTTCGAGCAGGCCGACTGCCGGGTACTCGGCGGCCCGGGGGACAGTCACGACGTACCGATCTGGGTCAACCGGTTGTGGGGCCGCACCTACCTGAAGGCAAGCTACCCGGACACCCCGCGGGCGCGGGCGAACGTGCCCCGCTACCTGGAGCACCTGCGCGAGGTGCTGCGCGCCGTCGTGCGCACCGGGGGCTACCGGGTCGGTGAGCTGGAGCCGACGGCGGCCGGCGGGTAG
- a CDS encoding condensation domain-containing protein, whose amino-acid sequence MRVTTIEHYTPEPGEVIEWSATPATRAAVTTAARSPIPPSFNQRFHFETARRRDPGPGTWLALAFDLPGRVDPAVLHDVFEYWLRRHETLRSGFHARTGEIERFVLPPERVALDREHLGEFPTADGLRAHLRGRLDAVCRPTRDWPSSLLAAILRPDRSTVFCGFDHRDVDGYSLAIAVHELQELYRPGSAELPEPGSFLDFCAAEQADPVPDPEHEVVRAWDEFLAACGGTPPAFPLELGVEPGQPVAQAADCRPLLDAGGAAEFERACRALGGSMFTGVLTATGLAARRLGAGGVVRLLTPMHTRTDPRWENAIGWLTTVAPMALDVRSGRFSSALPLVHREFREALDLGRVRAPLVLAALGPRFRRGSDDVFMVSYTDYRRFPGSARHVEANAQHISNVTVADDAQFWVSRTHEGLFLRSRYPGTDLATRQVTAFTDTLARLLAVPG is encoded by the coding sequence ATGCGGGTCACCACGATCGAGCACTACACCCCGGAACCGGGCGAGGTGATCGAGTGGTCGGCCACCCCGGCCACGCGCGCCGCGGTGACAACCGCGGCGCGCAGCCCGATCCCGCCCTCGTTCAACCAGCGGTTCCACTTCGAGACCGCCCGGCGCCGCGACCCCGGGCCGGGCACCTGGCTGGCGCTGGCCTTCGACCTGCCGGGGCGGGTCGACCCCGCGGTGCTGCACGACGTGTTCGAGTACTGGCTCCGCCGGCACGAGACCCTACGCAGCGGCTTCCACGCGCGGACGGGCGAGATCGAACGCTTCGTACTGCCACCCGAGCGCGTCGCCCTCGACCGGGAACACCTCGGCGAGTTCCCGACCGCGGACGGGCTGCGGGCGCACCTGCGGGGGCGGCTGGACGCCGTGTGCCGCCCCACCCGCGACTGGCCATCCTCTCTGCTGGCTGCGATCCTGCGACCGGATCGCAGCACGGTTTTCTGCGGGTTCGACCACCGCGACGTGGACGGCTACTCGCTGGCCATCGCCGTGCACGAACTCCAGGAGCTCTACCGGCCCGGCTCGGCCGAGCTACCGGAACCGGGCAGCTTCCTGGACTTCTGCGCCGCGGAGCAGGCCGACCCGGTGCCCGACCCCGAGCACGAGGTGGTGCGGGCCTGGGACGAGTTCCTCGCCGCCTGCGGCGGGACGCCCCCCGCCTTCCCGCTCGAGCTCGGGGTGGAGCCCGGGCAACCGGTGGCCCAGGCCGCCGACTGCCGCCCGCTACTGGACGCCGGCGGCGCGGCCGAGTTCGAACGGGCCTGCCGTGCGCTCGGCGGCAGCATGTTCACCGGTGTGCTGACCGCCACGGGCCTGGCAGCCCGGCGGCTCGGTGCGGGCGGGGTGGTACGGCTGCTCACCCCGATGCACACCCGCACCGATCCGCGCTGGGAGAACGCCATCGGCTGGCTCACCACGGTCGCCCCGATGGCACTCGATGTCCGAAGTGGACGATTTTCCAGCGCGCTACCGCTGGTGCACCGGGAGTTCCGCGAGGCGCTCGACCTCGGCCGGGTCCGGGCACCGCTGGTGCTGGCGGCGCTCGGACCGCGGTTCCGGCGCGGCAGCGACGACGTGTTCATGGTGTCCTACACCGACTACCGTCGATTCCCGGGATCGGCGCGACACGTCGAAGCGAATGCCCAGCACATCAGCAACGTCACGGTGGCCGACGACGCCCAGTTCTGGGTGTCCCGCACGCACGAGGGACTCTTTCTCCGCTCGCGCTACCCGGGCACCGACCTCGCGACCCGGCAGGTCACCGCGTTCACCGACACCCTCGCCCGGCTCCTGGCCGTGCCGGGATGA
- a CDS encoding DUF2695 domain-containing protein has protein sequence MRGETLQNIMRDENTTAATAATEAEAYLEAAGGELTRRLERECLPCYVSRMLDEFGCDNTLRWAKHWRDACAPDGRGLERELQDRGGFCDCGIGYNVYPDHMLHEGDKPPPACAGVFHRGSTAPCSR, from the coding sequence ATGCGCGGTGAGACCCTACAGAACATCATGCGAGACGAGAACACCACCGCAGCCACCGCGGCCACCGAAGCCGAGGCGTACCTGGAAGCCGCGGGCGGGGAGTTGACCCGCCGGCTCGAGCGGGAATGCCTGCCCTGCTACGTGAGCAGGATGCTGGACGAGTTCGGCTGCGACAACACGCTGCGCTGGGCGAAACACTGGCGCGACGCCTGCGCCCCGGATGGCCGGGGACTGGAACGGGAATTGCAGGATCGCGGAGGCTTCTGCGACTGCGGGATCGGCTACAACGTCTACCCGGACCACATGTTGCACGAGGGGGACAAACCGCCACCCGCCTGTGCCGGGGTGTTCCACCGTGGCTCCACGGCCCCGTGTTCCCGCTGA
- a CDS encoding TetR/AcrR family transcriptional regulator, translating into MAGLSRLTRAQQQQRTHQRLLKAGRAVFVRRGFLAATVEEIVAEAGYTRGALYKHFGGKEGLWLAITEAQAEEHLLHLGDRLDNASDRDELIAALIPGGSAFGEDEPRWSVAAYEFVAWIADQPELSATVVTAQRLREERIVEMLERNCARLGIQPAMPLPQVVVLVGALGGSLALRRAVDPATDVRTIGAGVIAAVFPMPSEKGTS; encoded by the coding sequence GTGGCGGGGTTGTCCAGGTTGACGCGGGCGCAACAGCAGCAACGCACGCACCAACGGTTGCTGAAGGCGGGGCGGGCGGTGTTCGTGCGACGCGGTTTCCTCGCCGCAACGGTGGAGGAGATCGTGGCTGAGGCCGGCTACACGCGAGGTGCGCTGTACAAGCACTTCGGTGGCAAGGAGGGCCTGTGGCTGGCGATCACCGAAGCCCAGGCCGAGGAACACCTGCTGCACCTCGGGGATCGTCTCGACAACGCGTCCGATCGCGACGAGCTGATCGCAGCGCTGATTCCCGGCGGGTCAGCGTTCGGCGAGGACGAGCCCCGGTGGAGCGTGGCTGCCTACGAGTTCGTCGCCTGGATAGCCGATCAGCCGGAACTCTCCGCCACCGTGGTCACCGCCCAGCGACTCCGTGAGGAGCGGATCGTCGAGATGCTGGAGCGCAACTGCGCCCGCCTCGGCATCCAGCCCGCCATGCCGTTGCCGCAGGTAGTTGTGCTGGTCGGCGCACTCGGCGGCAGTCTCGCCCTGCGTCGCGCGGTCGATCCGGCCACCGACGTGCGGACCATCGGAGCCGGTGTCATCGCTGCCGTGTTCCCGATGCCGTCAGAGAAAGGAACATCGTGA
- a CDS encoding alpha/beta fold hydrolase — translation MSVQFACNGDIEIAYETFGSAPGRPLLLLHGAGAPMLGWPEAFCAALVERGFHVARCDNRDAGRSSRATRPYTVADMATDGSSVLDALHWPAAHIVGMSLGGMIGQVMSARHPDRVLSLTSMCSAPDASMWRTKISVLLRFLALNCRKPSGPDAAGERMVKLHQLVGSTGYPQDEDWIRRIGREAHAHRTDFAAARRQAAAARASGNRRAELSTITAPTLVLSGDADPLQPPRAGKATADAIPGARFVSYPGMGHDLPPALWPAIIDDIDDIATTRTGR, via the coding sequence GTGAGCGTCCAGTTCGCCTGCAATGGTGACATCGAGATCGCCTACGAAACGTTCGGTTCCGCGCCCGGCCGCCCGCTGCTGCTGCTTCACGGTGCCGGGGCACCGATGCTGGGCTGGCCGGAGGCGTTCTGCGCGGCGCTGGTCGAGCGGGGCTTCCACGTCGCCCGGTGCGACAACCGGGACGCCGGTCGTTCCTCCCGCGCGACCCGGCCCTACACCGTCGCGGACATGGCCACCGACGGGTCGTCCGTACTGGACGCGCTGCACTGGCCCGCCGCACACATCGTCGGCATGTCCCTCGGCGGGATGATCGGCCAGGTCATGTCCGCGCGACACCCGGACCGGGTGCTGAGCCTGACCTCGATGTGCTCGGCGCCGGACGCGTCTATGTGGCGGACCAAGATCAGCGTACTGTTGCGGTTCTTGGCGCTGAACTGCCGGAAACCGTCCGGACCGGACGCCGCCGGCGAGCGAATGGTCAAACTCCACCAGCTCGTCGGCTCGACCGGCTACCCGCAAGACGAGGACTGGATACGTCGAATCGGCCGCGAAGCCCACGCACATCGCACCGACTTCGCCGCCGCCCGCCGCCAGGCCGCCGCGGCCCGTGCCTCCGGTAACCGGCGGGCGGAACTGTCCACGATCACAGCACCCACCCTCGTACTCAGCGGAGACGCTGACCCGTTGCAACCACCGCGAGCGGGAAAAGCGACCGCCGACGCCATCCCAGGAGCGCGATTCGTCAGCTACCCCGGCATGGGCCACGATCTGCCACCCGCATTATGGCCCGCGATCATCGACGACATCGACGACATCGCCACGACCCGGACCGGCCGCTGA